The following proteins are encoded in a genomic region of Vicugna pacos chromosome 16, VicPac4, whole genome shotgun sequence:
- the HAP1 gene encoding huntingtin-associated protein 1 isoform X1 gives MRPKESGQGCPGDRDRPGHGDPAAVTPVPPPAANPTPEPSADSEPTSAQAPAAGQGAGSGSTSVSGPQVGARSASEARSEAGAQGASAFSAVQGNAQSVPDNSDAQRTRFKCQGPFDPRATGLGTGKAAGIWKTSADYLGRRSAVSGPERIALLRELKEALCPVTPPPVKKITQEDVKVMLSLLEERERHLNMAAHVGQSLVQQNSVLMEENSKLEAMLGSAREEISHLRHQVSLRDDLLQLYSDSDDDDDEEEEEEDEDEEEEEEEVEEEEEGEDYEEEEEEEEQQPDHPYETPEPTAQPERESHRCPQLEALQEQLRLLEEENEQLREEASQLDYLEEEEQMLILDCVEQFSEASQQMAELSEVLALRMENYEEQQKEMAQLRTQVMKLQQRCQSYGAETEKLQQQLASEKEIQMQLQDQLQDLREKYTECGGVLIETREEAKTPRQQARAPAGSVTRYAYTVPLEVLPDFQETLAEELRTSLRRIISDPVFFMERNYEVTPEGTSDPGYELRHSQERERGQGFEAEEGLMPAEDFVPAEDLVPEEELGATQDMVPAEEGGTEEAELVSEEAEAWEEVEPELDEAARMSVVTSALEASSLGSSHLDMKYVLQQLASWQDAHYRRQLKQKMVQKAVAAAGQNKHGGRDRGAAAQGADPGLAEAGGGQGQPPSQGLGGRGAFWGHPGHWDEGLHQPQSDQSPGLCCFPAACRGPTESLRPLLPLPGQVPASPEPPSHALKRDPRSVTSPPSVLMNLGRNLRAQASSLFWDRRKEPRPSFCSWCKSCGCWAWITWWPRGHKKPRGRPTSYQTQL, from the exons ATGCGCCCGAAAGAGTCGGGGCAGGGCTGCCCCGGGGACAGGGACAGGCCGGGACACGGGGATCCCGCAGCAGTTACCCCGGTTCCTCCGCCCGCAGCCAACCCCACTCCAGAGCCCTCTGCCGACTCTGAACCCACTTCTGCGCAGGCACCTGCGGCTGGACAGGGAGCTGGATCTGGATCCACATCCGTCTCGGGACCCCAGGTGGGAGCTCGCTCAGCCTCTGAGGCTCGATCGGAGGCAGGAGCCCAGGGCGCGTCCGCATTCTCGGCGGTCCAGGGAAATGCTCAGTCTGTGCCCGACAACTCGGACGCGCAGCGGACCCGCTTCAAATGCCAAGGGCCCTTTGATCCCCGCGCCACTGGCCTGGGGACTGGAAAGGCGGCGGGCATTTGGAAGACGTCGGCTGACTACCTCGGCCGGCGGTCTGCGGTGTCTGGCCCCGAGCGCATCGCCCTTCTTCGGGAGCTTAAGGAAG CGCTGTGTCCTGTCACACCACCGCCAGTCAAGAAGATCACCCAAGAGGATGTCAAAGTGATGTTAAGTTTGCTAGAGGAG AGAGAGCGACACCTGAACATGGCAGCTCACGTTGGCCAGTCCCTGGTGCAACAGAACAGTGTTCTGATGGAGGAGAACAGCAAGCTGGAAGCCATGCTGGGCTCGGCCAGGGAGGAG ATTTCACATCTCAGACACCAGGTGAGCCTGCGGGATGACCTCCTTCAGCTTTACTCAGactctgatgatgatgatgatgaggaggaggaggaggaggatgaagatgaagaagaagaggaagaagaggtagaggaagaggaggaaggggaggactatgaggaagaagaggaagaggaggagcagcAGCCTGACCATCCCTACGAAACCCCTGAGCC GACTGCCCAGCCGGAGCGGGAGTCGCACCGCTGCCCACAGCTGGAAGCGCTGCAGGAGCAGCTGAGGctgctggaggaggagaatgagCAGCTGAGAGAGGAG gcCTCTCAGCTCGACTAcctggaggaagaggagcagaTGCTCATCCTGGATTGTGTGGAGCAGTTTT CGGAGGCCAGCCAGCAGATGGCTGAGCTGTCAGAGGTGCTGGCGCTCAGGATGGAGAACTATGAGGAGCAGCAGAAGGAGATGGCCCAGCTGCGGACCCAGGTCATGAAGCTGCAGCAGCGCTGCCAGTCG TATGGGGCTGAGACAGAGAAGTTGCAGCAGCAGCTGGCTTCGGAGAAGGAAATCCAGATGCAGCTCCAGGACCAG CTGCAGGACCTGCGGGAGAAGTACACGGAGTGCGGGGGCGTGCTGATTGAGACCCGGGAGGAGGCGAAGACCCCCCGCCAGCAAGCCCGGGCACCCGCTGGCTCCGTCACCCGCTACGCATACACTGTACCTCTG GAGGTGCTTCCTGATTTCCAGGAGACCCTGGCTGAGGAGCTCAGGACATCTCTAAGGAGGATTATCTCAGACCCTGTGTTTTTTATGGAAAG GAATTATGAGGTGACTCCAGAGGGGACGTCAGACCCGGG ATACGAGCTGCGCCACAGTCAGGAGCGAGAGCGGGGACAGGGGTTCGAGGCCGAGGAAGGTTTGATGCCAGCAGAGGATTTCGTGCCTGCGGAGGATTTGGTGCCCGAGGAGGAGCTGGGGGCCACACAAGACATGGTGCCAGCCGAGGAGGGGGGCACAGAAGAGGCAGAGCTGGTGTCCGAAGAGGCTGAGGCCTGGGAGGAGGTGGAGCCCGAGCTGGATGAGGCAGCACGAATGAGTGTGGTGAcctcagctctggaggccagcagCTTGGGCTCCTCGCACCTGGACATGAAGTATGTCCTCCAGCAACTGGCCAGCTGGCAGGACGCCCATTACAGGCGGCAGCTGAAGCAGAAGATGGTCCAGAAAG cagtggcagcagcaggccaaAACAAACATGGGGGGCGGGATCGTGGAGCAGCAGCCCAGGGTGCCGACCCAGGACTTGCGGAGGCTGGAGGAGGACAGGGCCAACCACcctcccagggcctgggaggaAGAGGGGCCTTCTGGGGCCACCCAGGCCATTGGGATGAAGGCCTCCACCAGCCACAGTCGGACCAGTCCCCTGG GCTTTGCTGTTTCCCAGCAGCCTGCAGAGGCCCCACAGAAAGCCTGAGGCCCCTCCTTCCGCTGCCTGGCCAAGTCCCCGCCTCCCCAGAGCCTCCTTCCCATGCTCTGAAACGGGACCCCCGGTCTGTCACCAGCCCACCCTCTGTCCTGATGAACCTGGGCCGCAACTTGAGGGCCCAGGCCTCGAGCCTTTTCTGGGACAGGCGGAAGGAACCCCGACCCTCGTTCTGTAGCTGGTGCAAAAGCTGTGGCTGCTGGGCCTGGATCACGTGGTGGCCCAGGGGGCATAAGAAGCCCAGGGGGAGGCCCACCAGCTACCAGACCCAGCTCTGA
- the HAP1 gene encoding huntingtin-associated protein 1 isoform X2, whose translation MRPKESGQGCPGDRDRPGHGDPAAVTPVPPPAANPTPEPSADSEPTSAQAPAAGQGAGSGSTSVSGPQVGARSASEARSEAGAQGASAFSAVQGNAQSVPDNSDAQRTRFKCQGPFDPRATGLGTGKAAGIWKTSADYLGRRSAVSGPERIALLRELKEALCPVTPPPVKKITQEDVKVMLSLLEERERHLNMAAHVGQSLVQQNSVLMEENSKLEAMLGSAREEISHLRHQVSLRDDLLQLYSDSDDDDDEEEEEEDEDEEEEEEEVEEEEEGEDYEEEEEEEEQQPDHPYETPEPTAQPERESHRCPQLEALQEQLRLLEEENEQLREEASQLDYLEEEEQMLILDCVEQFSEASQQMAELSEVLALRMENYEEQQKEMAQLRTQVMKLQQRCQSYGAETEKLQQQLASEKEIQMQLQDQLQDLREKYTECGGVLIETREEAKTPRQQARAPAGSVTRYAYTVPLEVLPDFQETLAEELRTSLRRIISDPVFFMERNYEVTPEGTSDPGYELRHSQERERGQGFEAEEGLMPAEDFVPAEDLVPEEELGATQDMVPAEEGGTEEAELVSEEAEAWEEVEPELDEAARMSVVTSALEASSLGSSHLDMKYVLQQLASWQDAHYRRQLKQKMVQKGSPTLQQWQQQAKTNMGGGIVEQQPRVPTQDLRRLEEDRANHPPRAWEEEGPSGATQAIGMKASTSHSRTSPLGFAVSQQPAEAPQKA comes from the exons ATGCGCCCGAAAGAGTCGGGGCAGGGCTGCCCCGGGGACAGGGACAGGCCGGGACACGGGGATCCCGCAGCAGTTACCCCGGTTCCTCCGCCCGCAGCCAACCCCACTCCAGAGCCCTCTGCCGACTCTGAACCCACTTCTGCGCAGGCACCTGCGGCTGGACAGGGAGCTGGATCTGGATCCACATCCGTCTCGGGACCCCAGGTGGGAGCTCGCTCAGCCTCTGAGGCTCGATCGGAGGCAGGAGCCCAGGGCGCGTCCGCATTCTCGGCGGTCCAGGGAAATGCTCAGTCTGTGCCCGACAACTCGGACGCGCAGCGGACCCGCTTCAAATGCCAAGGGCCCTTTGATCCCCGCGCCACTGGCCTGGGGACTGGAAAGGCGGCGGGCATTTGGAAGACGTCGGCTGACTACCTCGGCCGGCGGTCTGCGGTGTCTGGCCCCGAGCGCATCGCCCTTCTTCGGGAGCTTAAGGAAG CGCTGTGTCCTGTCACACCACCGCCAGTCAAGAAGATCACCCAAGAGGATGTCAAAGTGATGTTAAGTTTGCTAGAGGAG AGAGAGCGACACCTGAACATGGCAGCTCACGTTGGCCAGTCCCTGGTGCAACAGAACAGTGTTCTGATGGAGGAGAACAGCAAGCTGGAAGCCATGCTGGGCTCGGCCAGGGAGGAG ATTTCACATCTCAGACACCAGGTGAGCCTGCGGGATGACCTCCTTCAGCTTTACTCAGactctgatgatgatgatgatgaggaggaggaggaggaggatgaagatgaagaagaagaggaagaagaggtagaggaagaggaggaaggggaggactatgaggaagaagaggaagaggaggagcagcAGCCTGACCATCCCTACGAAACCCCTGAGCC GACTGCCCAGCCGGAGCGGGAGTCGCACCGCTGCCCACAGCTGGAAGCGCTGCAGGAGCAGCTGAGGctgctggaggaggagaatgagCAGCTGAGAGAGGAG gcCTCTCAGCTCGACTAcctggaggaagaggagcagaTGCTCATCCTGGATTGTGTGGAGCAGTTTT CGGAGGCCAGCCAGCAGATGGCTGAGCTGTCAGAGGTGCTGGCGCTCAGGATGGAGAACTATGAGGAGCAGCAGAAGGAGATGGCCCAGCTGCGGACCCAGGTCATGAAGCTGCAGCAGCGCTGCCAGTCG TATGGGGCTGAGACAGAGAAGTTGCAGCAGCAGCTGGCTTCGGAGAAGGAAATCCAGATGCAGCTCCAGGACCAG CTGCAGGACCTGCGGGAGAAGTACACGGAGTGCGGGGGCGTGCTGATTGAGACCCGGGAGGAGGCGAAGACCCCCCGCCAGCAAGCCCGGGCACCCGCTGGCTCCGTCACCCGCTACGCATACACTGTACCTCTG GAGGTGCTTCCTGATTTCCAGGAGACCCTGGCTGAGGAGCTCAGGACATCTCTAAGGAGGATTATCTCAGACCCTGTGTTTTTTATGGAAAG GAATTATGAGGTGACTCCAGAGGGGACGTCAGACCCGGG ATACGAGCTGCGCCACAGTCAGGAGCGAGAGCGGGGACAGGGGTTCGAGGCCGAGGAAGGTTTGATGCCAGCAGAGGATTTCGTGCCTGCGGAGGATTTGGTGCCCGAGGAGGAGCTGGGGGCCACACAAGACATGGTGCCAGCCGAGGAGGGGGGCACAGAAGAGGCAGAGCTGGTGTCCGAAGAGGCTGAGGCCTGGGAGGAGGTGGAGCCCGAGCTGGATGAGGCAGCACGAATGAGTGTGGTGAcctcagctctggaggccagcagCTTGGGCTCCTCGCACCTGGACATGAAGTATGTCCTCCAGCAACTGGCCAGCTGGCAGGACGCCCATTACAGGCGGCAGCTGAAGCAGAAGATGGTCCAGAAAG GCTCCCCAACCCtgcagcagtggcagcagcaggccaaAACAAACATGGGGGGCGGGATCGTGGAGCAGCAGCCCAGGGTGCCGACCCAGGACTTGCGGAGGCTGGAGGAGGACAGGGCCAACCACcctcccagggcctgggaggaAGAGGGGCCTTCTGGGGCCACCCAGGCCATTGGGATGAAGGCCTCCACCAGCCACAGTCGGACCAGTCCCCTGG GCTTTGCTGTTTCCCAGCAGCCTGCAGAGGCCCCACAGAAAGCCTGA